A region of Bradyrhizobium sp. SZCCHNS1050 DNA encodes the following proteins:
- a CDS encoding metallopeptidase family protein: protein MWTDLKAPSLADMEVMAHEMFERLPEHFRRMCEGVIIRVDDFPTEEVLDEMQSESEFDLLGLFQGTGLPFRSNDDLPRLPNMIWLYRRPILDYWAEHDESLGHIVRHVLIHEIGHHFGMSDDDMEAIEASVD, encoded by the coding sequence ATGTGGACAGATCTGAAAGCCCCCTCGCTCGCCGACATGGAAGTCATGGCGCACGAGATGTTCGAGCGTCTGCCCGAGCATTTTCGCAGGATGTGCGAGGGCGTCATCATCCGGGTCGACGACTTTCCGACCGAGGAGGTGCTCGACGAGATGCAGTCCGAAAGCGAGTTCGACCTGCTCGGCCTGTTCCAGGGCACGGGACTGCCGTTTCGCAGCAACGACGACCTGCCGCGCCTGCCCAACATGATCTGGCTTTATCGCCGACCGATCCTCGACTACTGGGCCGAGCACGACGAGAGTCTTGGGCACATCGTCCGCCACGTCCTGATCCACGAGATCGGCCATCATTTCGGAATGTCCGACGACGACATGGAGGCGATCGAGGCGTCCGTCGACTGA